The following coding sequences are from one Capsicum annuum cultivar UCD-10X-F1 chromosome 3, UCD10Xv1.1, whole genome shotgun sequence window:
- the LOC107866418 gene encoding uncharacterized protein At5g01610 yields the protein MFKELPMSLPINILYLFLALFATATSRIDEPSAYEELKRYDFPIGILPKGVKDYKLNAKTGEFSAYLNSTCSFKLVNSYLLNYKPVIKGVISKGRLRKLSGVSVKVVLLWLNIVEVKRKGNNLEFSVGLTSAIFPIENFEECPQCGCGLDCDNEGDNLVSSF from the coding sequence atgttcAAAGAATTGCCAATGTCTTTACCAATTAATATTCTTTACCTCTTTCTCGCCCTTTTTGCCACTGCAACTTCAAGAATTGACGAGCCATCAGCCTATGAAGAGCTAAAGCGTTATGATTTCCCAATAGGGATTCTACCAAAAGGTGTAAAAGACTACAAATTAAACGCAAAAACCGGTGAATTTTCAGCTTATCTTAATTCAACATGCAGCTTCAAATTGGTAAACTCGTATCTACTAAATTACAAGCCTGTTATAAAAGGTGTTATATCAAAAGGAAGGCTTAGGAAATTGAGTGGTGTAAGTGTTAAGGTTGTGTTGTTATGGCTTAACATCGTTGAAGTTAAACGTAAAGGTAACAATCTTGAGTTCTCAGTTGGGTTAACGTCGGCTATTTTTccaattgaaaattttgaggaaTGTCCACAGTGTGGGTGTGGATTGGATTGTGATAATGAGGGTGACAATCTTGTGTCTTCTTTCTAG
- the LOC107864044 gene encoding uncharacterized protein At5g01610-like — MSSITLPLCLFLLILSTSSPSITSLESDSDSPTVYEILQEYNFPVGLLPKSVTRYEFDRTTGNFAVYLNKSCSFSISGYTLKYMSKVTGKISKNRLSNLKGVQVKLLLFWINIVEVTRDGDDIDFSVGIASADFGVENFYESPQCGCGFDCVNSEEYGYGEFNLKKLISSF; from the coding sequence ATGTCTTCTATAACTCTCCCCTTATGCCTCTTCCTCCTCATCCTCTCCACCTCCTCTCCATCCATCACTAGCCTGGAATCCGACTCCGATTCTCCAACAGTCTACGAAATCCTACAGGAATACAATTTTCCTGTAGGACTTCTCCCAAAAAGCGTAACAAGGTACGAATTCGACAGAACTACAGGCAATTTCGCTGTTTACTTGAACAAATCATGCAGTTTCAGTATAAGTGGTTACACTCTCAAGTACATGAGTAAAGTTACTGGTAAAATTTCAAAGAATCGGCTTTCGAACTTGAAAGGTGTACAAGTGAAGCTGCTGTTGTTTTGGATTAATATTGTTGAAGTTACTCGTGATGGTGATGATATTGATTTCTCTGTTGGAATTGCTTCTGCTGATTTTGGGGTTGAAAATTTCTATGAGTCACCACAGTGTGGATGTGGATTTGATTGTGTGAATTCTGAAGAATATGGTTACGGTGAGTTCAATTTGAAGAAACTTATCTCTTCTTTTTAA